The window GGTGCCATCGTGTTTGATGCCATCGTGTTGATGCCAGCCGTGTTGGTGCCATCGTGTTGGTGCCATCGGGTTGATGCCATCGTGTTGGTGCCATCGTGTTGGTGCCATCGTTGGTGATGCCATCGTGTTGATGCCATCGTGTTGGCGCCATCGTGTTGGTGCCAGACTTGTTGGTGCCATCGTGTTGGTGCCATCGTGTTGGTGCCATCGTGTTGGCGCCATCGTGTTGGTGCCAGCCGTGTTGGTGCCATCGTGTTGATGCCAATCGGGTTGGTGCCATTGTGTTGGTGCCATCGTGTTGGTGCCATTGTGTTGGCGCCATCGTGTTGGTGCCAGCCGTGTTGGTGCCAGATGCGTTGGTGCCATTGTGTTGGCGCCATCGTGTTGGTGCCATTGTGTTGGCGCCATCGTGTTGGTGCCAGCCGTGTTGGTGCCAGCCGTGTTGGTGCCATCGTGTTGGTGCCAGACTTGTTGGTGCTAGCCATGTTGGTGCCATCGTGTTGGTGCCATCGTGTTGGTGCCATCGTGTTGGTGTGGTGCCATCGTGTTGGTGCCATGTTGGTGCCATCGTTGTTGGTGCCAGCCGGGTTGGTGCCATCGTGTTGGTGCTAGCCATGTTGGTGCCATCGTGTTGGTGCCATCGGGTTGGTGCCATCGTGTTGGTGCTAGCCATGTTGGTGCCATCGTGTTGGTGCTAGCCATGTTGTTGGTGCCATCGTGTTGATGCAGCCATGTTGGTGCCATCGTGTTGGTGCCATCGTGTTGGTGCCATCGTGTCTATGGTGAACACCAATATAAT is drawn from Oncorhynchus keta strain PuntledgeMale-10-30-2019 unplaced genomic scaffold, Oket_V2 Un_scaffold_13882_pilon_pilon, whole genome shotgun sequence and contains these coding sequences:
- the LOC127927391 gene encoding uncharacterized protein LOC127927391 is translated as MAPTWLAPTSLAPTRWHQHGWHQHGWHQHDGANTMAPTRWRQHNGTNASGTNTAGTNTMAPTQWHQHDGTNTMAPTRLASTRWHQHGWHQHDGANTMAPTRWHQHDGTNKSGTNTMAPTRWHQHDGITNDGTNTMAPTRWHQPDGTNTMAPTRLASTRWHQTRWHQHDGINPMASTPPTRLAPTRWHQHGWHQHGWHQHGWHQQHQHDGTNTAGTNSTNTMAPTRLAPTRWHQHGGTNTAGTISTNTAGTISTNTAGTISTNTDGTNTAGTISTNTMAPTRLAPTAPTRLAPTRWHQHGWHHRAL